The genomic region AAGAAGTTATTTTAGCTTACCCAGGTTTCTTTGCTGTATTCGTACATCGATTAAGTCATCAGCTTTACAATTGCCAAGTGCCGATTGTACCTCGTTTATTTTCAGAATATGCGCATAGTAAAACCGGTATTGATATTCACCCAGGGGCAACAATTGGAAATAACTTTTGCATTGATCATGGTACAGGGATCGTAATAGGTGAAACTTGTATCATCGGTAATAATGTAAAGATTTACCAAGGAGTTACTTTAGGTGCGTTGAGCGTAAGTAAAGATTTAGCAAAAGTCAAAAGACACCCTACAATTGAAAACAATGTAGTGATCTATTCTGGAACGACAATTTTGGGAGGAGAAACTGTAATTGGTGAGCATGCTATTATTGGAGGAAATGTTTGGTTGACAGAAAGTGTTCCTGCATTTGCTAAAGTGTACAATACTGCATCTGTAAGTGTGCGTCATAAAAAGGAAAAAGCTCAATAAACAGAGTGAATTCTATATATAAAAGGAAAGGTATTGACCTAGAATTAGGGCAATACCTTTTTTTGTTAAGCAGTCGGATCTTTATTATCTATTACCACAGTATTCTAATTCACCAAGGGCATTGTTTAAGCCATCTACACCATTATTAAGGTGAGATATTGCTAGATGAATATGGTCTATGGCATAGTTTAAATGAGAATGAATCTCGTCAACATCATCTGTATAGTGAGCCGTTGATAACGTACTCGTTACTTTTGTGAAACCATCTTTTGCTTCAGTGAAAGAGCCGTGTGCATTATGGGAATGACTGGATGCCACTTCACAATGATCGATAGCTTGTGATTTAGCACTATGCGTTTCATCTTTTGCATAATGAGCATTCCGCATAGCAGCTTCTACCTCTGTTTTCGCTCGGAACATGTTTTCTCGTATGCAATCAATAGAGTGACAATCGAAAGCCTCACTTATAAAATGGAGAGCTGTTTCAGCCCCTTCATGAGAGGATTGATAGTAATCGTAAGCTTCGTTAATGTCCGTGACAATCACATGGTGTTGTGCAATTGAAAAATGAGTGCAGAAAATTAGAGCGAAGGTAGTTAAAGGAAGTAGTATTCTTTTCATAGGTTATTTGGTTTAATAGTAAAATAACAAAATGAAAGATGGTTTGGTGCCTTTTATTAGAATAATGCAATTTATTTGTTGCTATTTTTCTAAAGTTATTCTCTAAAAATGAGAGGTATTAAAAAAGCCACTTCTTTTGGAAGTGGCTTTATATTTATGATTTATTTTTTAATTGCTCTTTCAATTTATCTAATTCTGATTGTTCAGAAGAAGAGGATGGAGGAGCTTGTTGATTGGTATCAGATTGTGATGAAGTATCTTGGTTTCCTTGTGCCAACCTTGCTTTTAATTTATTCAATTCATCAGAAGCCCCGATAGAAGGAGTACTTCCAGGAGCAATCCCTAATGCCTGATCAATTTCAGAATCAACAGATTGATTGGCCAATTGTGCGATATCACTATATGAATCTGCCAATGCTTCTTTTTCTTCAACTTTTTGCTTCATTTTCTCTAAACGAGCAACAGTATTTGAAGAGTCGATATTTGATAACTGTTTGTTCAACTTAGCAGAGGCATCGCTTACGGTAGCTCTTGCTCTTAAAGTCTTTAATTCATTTTCCCAATTAGAAATCTGTGACTTCAATTGTTGAACATTGCCTTCCATTTTTTTCAACATGCCACCATAATTATCAATATTCTTTTGATTAGCGGCTGCTCTCTGAGCATATTGTTGTTTTCTTTCTAACGCCTGTGTTGCTAAACGATCAGCTTCATCAGAATCTATTTGACCATTACTAGCTCTCTGAACTAATAAAATTGCTTTTTGCTCAAAATCTTTTGCGTTTCTATTGTTCGCCTCAAACTCCTTCTTCTCACGAATAGTTAACGCTTTTACTTCGGCTAATCCTTGCATCGATTTAGAAAGGTCAGCTTTCAAATCACGTATCCCTTGTTCCGTTTGTTTTATTGGGTTTTCTAATTTATCAAGAACTGAATGAGTTTCAGCTTCAACTATACCAAAAAGTCTTTTTAACCATCCAAACATATCTATCTATTTTTTATATTTTTTTTCAAAGTAATTGTAAGCCTCATTAATTTCCAAAGTAACCTTTTGGGCCATTTCCTGTTTCTTTGGATCGCTAGTATATAAATCAGGGTGATATACTTTTACAAGTCTTCTATATGATTTCTTAATTGTAGCAAAGTCATCACCTGGTTTAACTTCTAATGCATTGTAATGTTTTTCTTCTACAGTAGGTTCGGATTTTGGTGCTTGATATTGCTGTTGGTAAGTATCCTGATAGGAGTAGTCCTGGTAATCTGTATTTGTTGATTTATTTTCTTTTATGATCTCATCATAATATTTCTGCCATTCTTTTTTAAACCCATCATCATCTTGAAATAGGTTTTGAAAGACAGGATTACTTTCTATTTGATCATTAATTGTAGCTTTTAATATATTCTTAAAACGGTCTACTAACATCTTATTAATAATGATAATTTATTTTGACACTCTTTCTTTTAGTGACTAAAGATTTTCCTGATAGCTCAGTTTATCTAATAATACTAAAAATAATAAGGGTTTACTCTATTTCACGAAATAAATTGAAAAAAGATGTGCTTTTTCTAAATAAATTTAAAGTGAATGAATTTTCATTTATTTTTTGAGAATTATATTAGTACGTGTATATTGTACGATTA from Flammeovirga agarivorans harbors:
- a CDS encoding serine O-acetyltransferase, which produces MDNINKDIIAQINEYKCMFQMPSKAKAEEFVDDLFRFLFPVVSGVEQGYYAAELALIRLKGKLQELFLPIRDQFEIGCTSATERFFDALPSIHAQLIKDAQAIFEGDPAAKHIEEVILAYPGFFAVFVHRLSHQLYNCQVPIVPRLFSEYAHSKTGIDIHPGATIGNNFCIDHGTGIVIGETCIIGNNVKIYQGVTLGALSVSKDLAKVKRHPTIENNVVIYSGTTILGGETVIGEHAIIGGNVWLTESVPAFAKVYNTASVSVRHKKEKAQ
- a CDS encoding PspA/IM30 family protein, whose amino-acid sequence is MFGWLKRLFGIVEAETHSVLDKLENPIKQTEQGIRDLKADLSKSMQGLAEVKALTIREKKEFEANNRNAKDFEQKAILLVQRASNGQIDSDEADRLATQALERKQQYAQRAAANQKNIDNYGGMLKKMEGNVQQLKSQISNWENELKTLRARATVSDASAKLNKQLSNIDSSNTVARLEKMKQKVEEKEALADSYSDIAQLANQSVDSEIDQALGIAPGSTPSIGASDELNKLKARLAQGNQDTSSQSDTNQQAPPSSSSEQSELDKLKEQLKNKS
- a CDS encoding J domain-containing protein, whose product is MLVDRFKNILKATINDQIESNPVFQNLFQDDDGFKKEWQKYYDEIIKENKSTNTDYQDYSYQDTYQQQYQAPKSEPTVEEKHYNALEVKPGDDFATIKKSYRRLVKVYHPDLYTSDPKKQEMAQKVTLEINEAYNYFEKKYKK